A single window of Nocardia sp. NBC_01327 DNA harbors:
- a CDS encoding N-acyl-D-amino-acid deacylase family protein produces the protein MGYDTIIKDGRWFDGAGSPSAIRHLGVRGDRVVAVSAEPLDETDCPNVVDAAGKWVMPGMIDMHTHYDIEVLQAPGLTESVRHGITTVILGSCSLSTVHASATDAGDLFGRVEAIPRQHVIAAVEGKTWTSAREYVAALEELPLGPNLGAMIGHSDIRTALMGLDRATRKQVRPTAAEQAAMEAALTEALDAGFVGMSAQQLLFDKLDGEVARSRTLPSTYARARERRRLNAILRRRRRVLQGGPDVTSPRSIAAMTFSSVGLFRRQLKTTLISAADLKANPLLVHLMGAITRVVNGLGGDFRWQHLPIPFEVYADGIDLVIFEEFGSGAAALHLADQVERNALMRDEAYRRRFRKDYDSKFGIRVWHRDFFDAEIVDCPDASVLGKTFGQVGVARGGLHPVDAFLDLVVEHGTKLRWRTTISNHRPEMLNKLSAHPGVQLGFSDAGAHLRNMAFYNFGLRFLHRVQRAEQAGQPFLTLEQAVHRLTGELADWYGLDAGHLREGDRADVLIVDPSGLDDSLEAYAECPVPTYGNLPRMVNRNDRAVSAVFIGGRYVFGDGVPAEVLGTGRTGRFLRAGG, from the coding sequence GTGGGCTATGACACGATCATCAAGGACGGCCGCTGGTTCGACGGCGCCGGATCCCCTTCAGCCATCCGCCATCTCGGTGTGCGCGGGGATCGCGTTGTCGCGGTGTCCGCGGAGCCGCTCGACGAGACCGACTGCCCGAACGTCGTCGATGCCGCGGGCAAGTGGGTGATGCCGGGAATGATCGATATGCACACCCACTACGACATCGAGGTCTTGCAGGCGCCGGGGCTGACCGAGTCTGTGCGGCACGGGATTACGACGGTGATCCTCGGTTCGTGTTCGCTGTCGACCGTGCATGCCTCGGCGACCGATGCGGGAGATCTGTTCGGCCGGGTCGAGGCGATTCCGCGGCAGCACGTGATCGCGGCCGTGGAGGGGAAGACCTGGACGTCGGCGCGTGAATACGTCGCCGCCCTCGAGGAGCTGCCGCTGGGGCCCAATCTCGGTGCGATGATCGGGCATTCGGATATTCGGACCGCGCTCATGGGGCTGGATCGGGCCACCCGCAAGCAGGTGCGCCCCACGGCAGCCGAGCAGGCGGCGATGGAGGCCGCGCTCACCGAGGCGCTGGACGCGGGGTTCGTCGGGATGTCGGCGCAGCAGCTGCTGTTCGACAAGCTCGACGGTGAGGTCGCCCGCTCCCGGACCCTGCCCTCGACCTACGCCCGGGCGCGGGAACGGCGGCGGCTCAATGCGATTCTGCGGCGGCGCCGGCGCGTGCTGCAGGGCGGGCCCGATGTCACCTCGCCGCGCAGTATCGCCGCGATGACGTTCAGCAGCGTCGGGCTGTTCCGGCGACAGCTGAAGACCACCCTGATCTCGGCCGCCGACCTCAAGGCGAATCCGCTGCTGGTGCACCTGATGGGTGCGATCACCCGGGTGGTGAACGGGCTGGGCGGCGACTTCCGCTGGCAGCATCTGCCGATTCCGTTCGAGGTGTATGCCGACGGCATCGATCTGGTCATCTTCGAGGAGTTCGGCTCCGGCGCGGCCGCACTGCATCTGGCCGATCAGGTGGAGCGCAATGCGCTCATGCGAGATGAGGCGTACCGCAGGCGATTCCGCAAGGATTACGACTCGAAGTTCGGGATCCGGGTCTGGCACCGGGACTTCTTCGACGCCGAGATCGTGGACTGCCCCGATGCGAGTGTCCTCGGCAAGACCTTCGGGCAGGTGGGTGTCGCTCGCGGCGGACTGCATCCGGTCGACGCCTTCCTCGACCTCGTTGTGGAGCACGGCACCAAATTGCGCTGGCGCACCACGATTTCCAACCATCGTCCCGAGATGCTCAACAAGCTCAGCGCGCATCCCGGGGTGCAGCTGGGGTTCTCCGATGCGGGCGCGCATCTGCGCAATATGGCCTTCTACAACTTCGGCCTGCGGTTCCTGCACCGGGTGCAGCGCGCGGAACAGGCCGGACAGCCGTTCCTCACGCTCGAGCAGGCGGTGCACCGGCTGACCGGTGAACTGGCCGACTGGTACGGCCTGGACGCCGGTCACCTGCGCGAAGGCGATCGCGCCGATGTGCTCATCGTCGATCCATCCGGTCTGGACGATTCGCTCGAGGCGTACGCCGAATGCCCTGTGCCCACCTACGGAAACCTGCCACGTATGGTCAATCGCAATGACAGAGCCGTGTCGGCCGTGTTCATCGGTGGTCGGTACGTCTTCGGCGACGGAGTGCCCGCCGAGGTCCTGGGCACCGGCCGGACCGGGCGATTCCTGCGAGCTGGAGGCTAA
- a CDS encoding TetR/AcrR family transcriptional regulator: protein MTTARRTQAERRAATITKLVDATIEAIAEIGYHNTSLGEISSRAGVSKAAIFRHFESRTDLVVAAADEVRRRHMVAVADLRLPENTSHPVDLTGLMHFIRREIRDTTNVVWLELLVAARTEPELRTRLEPVLRGLMSEVEEVAVATLSPDVSPEVARLVTTSLLHMFDGEAIFRHTYPRPDLEEARIDQIADAFRQLTSVRRN, encoded by the coding sequence TTGACGACCGCGCGACGAACTCAGGCCGAGCGCCGCGCCGCCACCATCACCAAACTTGTGGACGCCACCATCGAGGCCATTGCCGAGATCGGCTACCACAACACCTCACTGGGCGAGATCAGCAGTCGCGCCGGGGTTTCCAAGGCCGCCATCTTCCGGCACTTCGAATCCCGGACCGATCTGGTGGTGGCCGCCGCGGACGAGGTTCGCCGCCGGCATATGGTCGCGGTCGCGGACCTGCGCCTGCCGGAGAACACCAGCCATCCGGTGGATCTCACCGGGCTCATGCACTTCATCCGCCGCGAGATCCGCGACACCACCAATGTGGTCTGGCTGGAACTGCTGGTCGCCGCCCGCACCGAACCGGAATTGCGCACTCGTCTGGAACCCGTGCTGCGCGGGCTCATGAGCGAGGTCGAGGAAGTCGCGGTGGCCACCTTGAGCCCTGACGTCTCCCCGGAAGTGGCCCGGCTGGTCACCACGTCACTGCTGCACATGTTCGACGGTGAGGCGATCTTCCGGCACACCTATCCGCGGCCCGATCTCGAGGAAGCCCGAATCGACCAGATTGCCGATGCCTTCCGTCAGTTGACGAGCGTTCGCCGGAACTGA
- a CDS encoding MutS-related protein has translation MRVNLLYPSGGISSTAVNGDRAFGDLGMESLYAAMAAGDEIVLHSVRAILPATMVDPEVIRHRQAVLTDCCAHPAVIRELFDIAVEPTRIQRWPIGGGRRSGGKLMLALQPFTELIGCVRRLRALCEQHASLFSSSGLTDLVMTVTQSFDDEYLDAVEAQLDTMYFEHGVHISTGLGTGNKITNIVLHEPIRPRRGRFGLDRRSSRAFQPIEDPEAGSNPGLNPVKQLKDRALLDVAEVVSYAADHVHDFFERLRTELAFYIGCLTLRDRLTRAGLPTCLPIIHPAGTPRLRCTGLRDISLSLAADRAVIGNNVAADARSLIVVTGANNGGKSTFLRSLGAAQLMMQAGMFVIADSFESDIRDGVFTHFVTDEDRTMTHGKLVDELLRMSAIVDRIGPNSLLLCNESFASTSERDASRIAAPLIGAMVDAGVRIVFVTHLYEFAHQRYRAGHSTDLFLRAGRLADGSRTFHITPGTPEPGSHADEIFRRVFDKAQTGG, from the coding sequence ATGAGAGTCAACCTGCTGTATCCGTCGGGCGGGATTTCGAGCACGGCCGTCAACGGTGATCGCGCATTCGGTGACCTGGGAATGGAATCGCTGTATGCCGCAATGGCAGCCGGTGACGAGATCGTCTTGCATTCGGTCCGGGCGATCCTGCCCGCGACAATGGTCGATCCCGAGGTAATTCGCCACCGGCAGGCCGTGCTGACCGACTGCTGCGCCCATCCGGCAGTGATTCGCGAGCTCTTCGACATCGCCGTCGAGCCCACCCGGATCCAGCGCTGGCCGATCGGCGGCGGTCGCCGATCAGGCGGCAAACTCATGCTCGCGCTGCAACCGTTCACCGAGCTCATTGGCTGCGTCCGGCGGCTGCGCGCTCTGTGCGAGCAGCACGCCTCGCTGTTCAGCTCGTCCGGACTCACCGACTTGGTGATGACGGTGACCCAGAGTTTCGACGATGAGTATCTCGACGCTGTCGAAGCACAGCTGGACACCATGTATTTCGAGCACGGCGTGCATATCAGCACTGGGCTCGGGACCGGCAATAAGATCACGAATATCGTGCTGCACGAACCGATTCGCCCGCGGCGCGGCCGCTTCGGACTCGACCGGCGTTCCAGCCGTGCCTTCCAGCCCATCGAAGATCCCGAAGCCGGATCCAACCCCGGCCTGAACCCCGTCAAGCAGCTGAAGGACCGAGCGCTTCTCGACGTCGCGGAGGTCGTGAGTTATGCCGCCGACCATGTGCACGACTTCTTCGAGCGGCTGCGCACCGAACTCGCCTTCTATATCGGCTGTCTCACGCTGCGCGATCGATTGACTCGGGCGGGACTACCGACCTGCCTTCCGATCATTCATCCGGCGGGCACCCCGAGACTTCGATGCACGGGCCTGCGCGATATCAGTCTGTCCTTGGCCGCCGATCGGGCGGTGATCGGCAACAATGTGGCTGCCGATGCGCGCTCGCTGATCGTCGTGACCGGCGCGAACAACGGCGGCAAATCCACCTTTCTGCGCAGCCTCGGCGCGGCGCAATTGATGATGCAGGCCGGGATGTTCGTCATTGCCGACAGCTTCGAATCCGATATCCGCGACGGCGTTTTCACGCATTTCGTCACCGACGAAGACCGCACCATGACCCATGGCAAACTCGTCGACGAGCTACTCCGAATGAGCGCCATCGTCGACCGGATCGGCCCGAATTCCCTGCTGCTGTGCAATGAATCGTTCGCATCGACCAGCGAGCGAGACGCCTCCCGAATCGCGGCTCCACTCATCGGAGCCATGGTCGACGCGGGCGTGAGGATCGTCTTCGTCACCCACCTGTACGAGTTCGCACATCAGCGCTACCGAGCCGGGCATTCGACCGACCTGTTCCTGCGCGCCGGACGCCTCGCCGATGGCAGTCGCACCTTCCACATCACGCCAGGCACACCCGAACCGGGAAGCCACGCCGACGAGATCTTCCGGCGAGTATTCGACAAAGCACAGACCGGAGGCTGA
- a CDS encoding MutS-related protein: MRAGSVLWPERSAAIAEVVADGDTLTDLNIDQVIAAVLREGDEYGLESLFRRPVRDRDTVRYRQEVFGDLGNDAIRAVFVEFAHGMRRVRRRLAGAARLTHPRQKQRWLLDAAADYITAITRTAEAMTDLPLSSQALVRWRTFVEFYTGGAEFGQLVTAVRDVQQALSTVRYSIRIVDNTIEVGAATDEQNYSATIADLFVRFGSGAPPPPRPEAEWADMNQMEEQILDRVVALHPGAFRRLAEFSGRHEHFTDSGVATFDREIHFYLLYLDFARTITGDGRTMCLPQVVVQPADLRAEQAFDLALAGRRRHTEEPLVCNDFELSGTERVLVVTGPNQGGKTTFARMFGQLVYLAALGCPVPAHSARLALPDRICTHFERAEQAADSDGRLLAELERMRDTLDRATPDSVIILNESFSSTSTVDGVQIGFEVLDQIIARGSIAVWVTFFDELAHAGPATVSMVAATDSDDPSHRTFRIVRRPADGNAHAVVLAERYGLTYDLVTARIAQ; encoded by the coding sequence ATGCGGGCAGGCAGTGTTCTGTGGCCGGAGCGGTCGGCGGCGATCGCGGAGGTGGTCGCCGATGGCGACACTCTGACCGACCTCAATATCGATCAGGTGATCGCCGCGGTACTTCGCGAGGGGGACGAATACGGGCTCGAGTCGTTGTTTCGGCGGCCGGTGCGCGATCGGGATACGGTGCGGTACCGCCAGGAAGTCTTCGGCGACTTGGGAAATGACGCGATACGTGCCGTATTCGTGGAGTTCGCCCACGGAATGCGGCGCGTACGGCGACGGCTGGCAGGCGCGGCGCGGCTGACGCATCCACGACAGAAGCAGAGGTGGCTGCTCGACGCGGCCGCGGACTACATCACGGCGATCACGCGGACAGCCGAGGCGATGACAGACCTGCCGTTATCGTCCCAGGCGCTGGTGCGGTGGCGCACCTTCGTCGAGTTCTACACCGGCGGAGCAGAATTCGGTCAGCTCGTGACCGCCGTACGAGACGTACAGCAAGCTTTGTCCACCGTTCGCTACAGCATCCGGATCGTCGACAACACCATCGAAGTCGGCGCTGCCACCGACGAACAGAACTACAGCGCAACGATTGCAGACCTGTTCGTGCGCTTCGGATCCGGCGCCCCTCCCCCGCCTCGGCCGGAGGCGGAATGGGCCGATATGAACCAGATGGAGGAGCAGATCCTCGATCGAGTTGTCGCCCTGCATCCGGGCGCTTTCCGGCGGCTCGCCGAATTCTCGGGCAGGCATGAGCATTTCACCGATTCAGGTGTGGCGACGTTCGACCGCGAAATCCATTTCTATCTGCTGTATCTCGACTTCGCCCGGACCATCACCGGCGACGGCCGGACCATGTGCCTGCCGCAGGTGGTGGTCCAGCCCGCTGATCTTCGCGCCGAACAGGCCTTCGACCTGGCGCTGGCCGGTCGCCGGCGGCACACCGAAGAGCCCTTGGTGTGCAACGATTTCGAGCTGTCGGGCACGGAACGGGTCCTGGTGGTGACGGGTCCGAATCAGGGCGGAAAGACCACGTTCGCGCGCATGTTCGGGCAACTCGTTTATCTCGCCGCGCTCGGGTGCCCGGTTCCGGCACACTCGGCCCGACTCGCACTACCGGATCGAATATGCACGCATTTCGAACGCGCGGAACAGGCTGCCGATTCCGACGGCCGGCTGCTGGCCGAACTCGAGCGGATGCGAGACACCCTCGACCGGGCCACGCCGGACAGCGTGATCATTCTGAACGAAAGCTTCAGCTCGACAAGCACTGTCGACGGCGTGCAGATCGGATTCGAGGTCCTCGATCAGATTATCGCGCGGGGCTCGATCGCCGTGTGGGTGACGTTTTTCGACGAACTCGCCCATGCGGGACCGGCAACCGTCAGCATGGTCGCCGCCACCGACTCGGACGACCCGTCGCACCGCACGTTCCGGATCGTCCGCAGACCGGCCGACGGCAATGCCCACGCGGTGGTGCTCGCCGAGCGATACGGACTGACGTACGACCTTGTCACGGCGAGGATCGCGCAATGA
- a CDS encoding MFS transporter encodes MAGVGRPQRVMLALVCAVAVSTIYAIQPVLEAAGAELGLSAESLGRLVAAGQVGYFAGLILLVPLGDLLNRRRLIGGMLALTGVGAAITAAAPNGVVAMAGLAIAGVFAVVVQVAVAYVAAMSPAGERGRNIGAVTSGVVLGILGVRVVAGVLGDTVGWRAIYVLLAVLCGSLGLITQVGLRPDARTSRDQYGRVLRSMGRLVATDRMFLSRGLIAFFLFASFGTLWSGLALPLSAEPWSFGTTAIGLFGVAGLAGTLGAARAGRWADRGHAQAISGWSLLVLAASWLLIVWTGPTLALLIAGIIVLDFAVQAVHVSNQHLLTAAHPDRASSVIGAYMAFYSLGSALGALTTTWAYSAWGWWASCLFGGFYALSGLAVWALARLGGQFGQNR; translated from the coding sequence ATGGCGGGAGTTGGGCGACCGCAGCGGGTGATGTTGGCGCTGGTGTGCGCTGTGGCGGTATCGACGATCTATGCGATTCAGCCGGTGCTGGAGGCGGCGGGGGCTGAGCTGGGGTTGTCGGCGGAGTCGCTGGGGCGGCTGGTTGCGGCTGGGCAGGTCGGGTACTTCGCGGGTCTGATTCTGCTTGTGCCGCTTGGTGATTTGCTGAATCGGCGGCGGCTCATCGGCGGAATGCTGGCGCTCACCGGGGTGGGGGCGGCGATTACGGCGGCCGCGCCGAACGGGGTTGTCGCGATGGCGGGGCTTGCGATTGCGGGGGTGTTCGCGGTGGTTGTGCAGGTGGCGGTGGCCTATGTCGCGGCCATGTCGCCCGCGGGCGAACGTGGGCGCAATATCGGCGCTGTCACCTCGGGTGTGGTGTTGGGAATCCTCGGTGTTCGCGTTGTCGCGGGGGTGCTGGGTGACACGGTGGGATGGCGTGCCATTTATGTCCTGCTGGCCGTGTTATGTGGCTCGCTCGGTCTCATTACTCAGGTCGGGCTGCGTCCTGATGCTAGAACGTCCAGAGATCAGTACGGACGGGTGCTGAGGTCGATGGGACGACTGGTGGCCACGGATCGAATGTTCTTGAGCCGGGGGCTGATTGCATTCTTCCTCTTCGCCTCCTTCGGCACCCTCTGGAGTGGGCTCGCACTGCCGCTGAGCGCCGAACCCTGGTCCTTCGGGACGACCGCCATCGGGCTCTTCGGAGTGGCGGGACTCGCGGGAACCCTCGGCGCCGCCCGAGCGGGCAGATGGGCCGATCGCGGCCACGCTCAGGCGATCAGCGGTTGGTCGCTGCTGGTGCTCGCCGCGTCCTGGCTGCTCATCGTGTGGACCGGGCCGACTCTGGCACTGCTCATCGCCGGGATCATCGTGCTCGACTTCGCGGTTCAAGCCGTGCACGTCAGCAACCAGCATCTGCTGACCGCCGCGCATCCTGACCGTGCCAGCAGCGTCATCGGCGCGTACATGGCCTTCTACTCACTCGGGTCTGCTCTCGGCGCGCTCACGACCACATGGGCGTACAGCGCGTGGGGGTGGTGGGCCTCCTGCCTCTTCGGTGGTTTCTACGCCCTGTCCGGGCTGGCCGTGTGGGCGCTGGCCCGGCTCGGGGGACAGTTCGGTCAGAACCGATAG
- a CDS encoding ABC transporter ATP-binding protein, with protein MIRMLLQVLGKEYARPLRRTIALMIAAAVAEGACYAFLVPVLRALFGATPSDAWPALIEFCAAFGVYAVLRYLADLSGFRVAASALRGVFHRFGDHLARIPLGWFTAGRVGEVSVVAGQGIMQAMSAVAHLLAPITSASVTPLTIVVVMLVFNWQMGVAALVAIPLVVAIQVWTGRSMATADIDRHERDAEAAGRVIEYLQVQPVLRVGGRSAERFELLDESLAQVQRAARRSTLSALPGLVGLTLTVQAAFTALLALGAYLALGGNISAAAVLAILVLAARCADPLLSLADIGGQLRGARSELARLDAVLRTEPLPEPRTSVRPVRHDLEFDSVVFQQDDRTVIDRLSLFVREGQRLAVVGPSGAGKSTLLQLIARFYDVGSGAVRIGGVDVRAISTDVLMDQIAIVFQEVYLFDGTIEQNVRLGRPDADEAEVRAAASAARLDEVIERLPDGWATKVGEGGALLSGGERQRVSIARALLKNAPIVLLDEVTSALDPVNEAAVHEGVERLMAGRTVVMVAHRLRTVQRADRIVFLDGGRNVEAGTHDELLTRGGRYADFWNLSMQPVTS; from the coding sequence ATGATTCGAATGCTGTTGCAGGTCTTGGGAAAAGAGTACGCCCGGCCGCTGCGCCGCACGATCGCACTGATGATCGCGGCCGCGGTGGCAGAGGGCGCGTGTTACGCATTCCTGGTTCCGGTGCTGCGAGCACTGTTCGGTGCGACGCCCTCCGACGCCTGGCCCGCACTGATCGAGTTCTGCGCCGCGTTCGGCGTCTATGCGGTGCTGCGCTACCTCGCCGATCTGTCCGGCTTCCGGGTGGCGGCCTCCGCACTGCGCGGCGTATTCCACCGTTTCGGTGATCACCTGGCTCGCATTCCGCTCGGCTGGTTCACTGCCGGCCGTGTCGGGGAGGTGTCCGTCGTGGCTGGTCAGGGCATCATGCAGGCGATGAGCGCGGTGGCGCACCTGCTGGCGCCGATCACCTCCGCCAGCGTGACTCCATTGACGATCGTCGTGGTGATGCTCGTATTCAACTGGCAGATGGGTGTGGCCGCGCTCGTAGCGATACCGCTCGTGGTCGCGATTCAGGTGTGGACGGGCCGATCGATGGCCACCGCCGATATCGACCGTCACGAACGGGACGCCGAAGCTGCCGGGCGGGTCATCGAATACCTCCAGGTCCAGCCTGTGCTCCGAGTCGGCGGCCGGTCCGCCGAACGGTTCGAGCTGCTGGACGAATCGCTGGCACAGGTCCAGCGTGCGGCCAGACGCTCCACGCTCTCGGCGCTGCCGGGCCTGGTGGGCCTCACCCTCACAGTGCAAGCGGCATTCACGGCCCTGCTTGCGCTCGGCGCATACCTTGCGCTCGGCGGAAATATCAGCGCGGCAGCGGTTCTGGCCATCCTGGTGCTCGCCGCGCGTTGTGCCGATCCGCTACTGTCGCTGGCCGATATCGGTGGTCAACTGCGCGGCGCACGCTCCGAGCTGGCGAGGCTCGATGCGGTGTTGCGCACCGAACCACTGCCGGAACCGCGCACATCGGTCCGGCCGGTGCGGCATGACCTGGAATTCGATTCCGTGGTCTTCCAGCAGGACGACCGCACGGTGATCGACCGGCTGTCATTGTTCGTGCGTGAGGGGCAGCGGCTCGCCGTTGTCGGACCGTCGGGTGCGGGCAAAAGCACTCTGCTCCAGCTGATTGCGCGGTTCTACGACGTGGGCTCGGGAGCGGTGCGCATCGGCGGTGTGGACGTACGCGCGATCAGCACCGACGTGCTCATGGATCAGATCGCCATCGTGTTCCAGGAGGTCTATCTCTTCGACGGCACCATCGAGCAGAACGTGCGACTCGGCCGGCCCGACGCCGACGAGGCCGAGGTGCGCGCGGCAGCATCCGCGGCACGATTGGACGAGGTGATCGAGCGACTCCCAGACGGCTGGGCGACAAAGGTCGGCGAGGGTGGCGCATTGCTTTCCGGTGGTGAGCGCCAACGTGTTTCGATCGCGCGGGCCCTGCTGAAGAATGCGCCTATCGTGCTGCTCGACGAAGTGACCTCCGCGCTGGACCCCGTCAACGAGGCGGCCGTCCACGAGGGTGTCGAACGTCTGATGGCAGGCCGAACCGTGGTGATGGTGGCACATCGGCTGCGCACCGTGCAGCGCGCCGATCGGATCGTCTTCCTGGACGGTGGCCGGAATGTGGAGGCGGGCACACACGACGAATTACTCACTCGCGGTGGCCGTTACGCCGACTTCTGGAATCTCTCCATGCAGCCGGTCACAAGCTAG
- a CDS encoding ABC transporter ATP-binding protein produces the protein MNAVDLAQMRAESTPLSDSAPESNAAEQRVAGLLRAFVPGLAAVVVLQAIGAVAGLAPLLAVVELGRVLLSPTAIDHGHVWTLVAAGAGGLLAKLLFTAAASGLGHIVDGRIQLSFRRQLAARLGRAPIGWLSRRRTGELAKVVGQDVSAVHPLTAHAPGELVSAFVVPLVSLAYLFTIDWRLTLITMIPIVLAIAIIPLMMTSTRRREQMTLDANMERISSSAVEFVQGIAVVKAFGGGERAHRAFLTAADEFTDSFLRWVLGIAAIAAGLALALSPAFVLLVVLIGGTALITNGSLAPADLLPFLLLGLGLTAPIAALGHGFDDLQAARRAVARIRDVLAVQPLPEPVQPIAAQGHRVELRNVRFGYDTGHEVLRGIDLVLEPGTTTALVGPSGSGKSTLAQLLPRFFDPIHGAVLLGGVDLRELGSRELYRMVSFVFQDVRLLRASVADNIALAVPHADLQDVMRVAKLANIHERILELPHGYDSVIGAQVKFSGGEAQRISIARALLSDAPVLVLDEATAFADPQTELAVRAALSTLAGDRTILLIAHRMETIAEADTVVMLEDGVIVERGKPAELLTRNGKFTEFWRSHRSVTDATGTVVGTRPGGKLR, from the coding sequence ATGAACGCCGTCGATCTCGCACAGATGAGAGCAGAGTCCACACCGCTATCGGATAGCGCGCCCGAATCGAATGCGGCCGAACAGCGCGTAGCGGGGTTGCTACGCGCTTTTGTGCCGGGTTTGGCCGCCGTGGTGGTCCTGCAGGCCATCGGCGCGGTAGCGGGTCTCGCGCCGCTGCTGGCGGTCGTGGAACTGGGCCGAGTTCTATTGTCGCCCACAGCGATCGATCACGGTCACGTCTGGACCCTCGTTGCCGCGGGCGCGGGCGGCCTGCTGGCGAAACTGCTCTTCACGGCGGCTGCGTCCGGACTCGGGCATATTGTCGACGGCCGAATCCAGCTGTCGTTCCGCAGGCAGCTGGCCGCACGTCTCGGCCGGGCGCCGATCGGCTGGCTCTCTCGACGCCGCACCGGCGAACTCGCAAAAGTGGTGGGCCAGGACGTGAGTGCCGTGCACCCCCTCACCGCCCACGCTCCCGGTGAGCTCGTCTCCGCCTTCGTCGTCCCGCTGGTATCACTGGCCTACCTGTTCACCATCGACTGGCGGTTGACGCTGATCACCATGATCCCGATAGTGCTGGCGATCGCGATCATCCCGCTGATGATGACCTCTACTCGCCGGCGTGAGCAGATGACGCTGGATGCGAATATGGAACGGATTTCGAGTTCGGCGGTCGAATTCGTGCAGGGCATCGCGGTGGTCAAGGCCTTCGGTGGCGGCGAGCGCGCGCATCGCGCATTCCTCACAGCCGCGGACGAATTCACCGATTCCTTTCTGCGCTGGGTGCTCGGCATCGCCGCTATCGCCGCTGGACTCGCACTGGCGCTCTCACCGGCCTTCGTACTGCTGGTCGTGCTGATCGGCGGTACGGCGCTGATCACGAACGGTTCGCTCGCTCCGGCGGATCTACTACCTTTCCTGCTGCTGGGATTGGGACTGACCGCTCCGATAGCAGCGCTCGGCCACGGTTTCGACGATCTGCAGGCGGCCCGCCGTGCGGTGGCGCGGATCCGTGATGTGCTTGCGGTGCAACCGCTTCCGGAGCCGGTGCAGCCGATCGCAGCACAGGGTCACCGGGTGGAACTGCGCAACGTCCGATTCGGGTACGACACCGGCCACGAGGTGCTGCGTGGCATCGACCTGGTGCTCGAACCAGGGACGACCACCGCGCTCGTAGGGCCGTCCGGAAGCGGAAAGTCGACTCTGGCACAACTTTTGCCACGGTTCTTCGACCCCATCCACGGCGCTGTGCTGCTGGGCGGGGTCGATCTGCGCGAGCTCGGCAGTCGTGAGCTCTACCGGATGGTCTCGTTCGTCTTCCAGGACGTACGTCTGCTGCGCGCATCGGTGGCGGACAATATCGCCCTGGCGGTACCGCACGCCGACCTTCAGGACGTGATGCGGGTGGCGAAGCTGGCGAACATTCACGAACGAATTCTCGAGCTGCCCCACGGCTACGATTCGGTGATCGGCGCGCAGGTGAAGTTCTCCGGCGGTGAGGCGCAACGGATTTCGATCGCACGTGCGCTGCTGTCCGATGCGCCGGTGCTGGTGCTCGACGAGGCGACCGCCTTCGCAGACCCGCAGACCGAGCTGGCGGTGCGTGCCGCGCTGTCGACCCTTGCGGGTGATCGAACGATTCTGCTCATCGCGCACCGCATGGAGACGATCGCCGAGGCCGACACCGTCGTGATGCTCGAGGACGGGGTGATCGTCGAGCGGGGCAAGCCCGCCGAGCTACTCACGCGGAACGGGAAATTCACAGAGTTCTGGCGATCGCACCGATCCGTCACCGATGCGACCGGAACCGTCGTCGGCACCCGACCGGGAGGAAAGCTCCGATGA